One Desulfobacteraceae bacterium DNA window includes the following coding sequences:
- a CDS encoding chemotaxis protein CheX, which yields MKDGIKAAMSAATGYVLETMFFMSTEVGAEETPTAYFGSLKDRVVGGRVDFSGPFGGRFFILIPEALLYAMTESFLSLEREQIEERHLSAMIKEILNMVAGNTFSTYNPDHVYDLGIPERVSAEAVAQALDESGGKAHFLLVDTIQGRLALAILQTN from the coding sequence ATGAAAGACGGCATTAAAGCGGCCATGTCGGCTGCCACCGGATACGTGCTGGAGACCATGTTTTTCATGTCCACTGAAGTTGGGGCGGAGGAGACACCGACCGCGTATTTCGGCTCCCTCAAAGACCGGGTTGTCGGGGGGCGGGTTGATTTCAGCGGGCCCTTCGGCGGTCGGTTTTTCATCCTGATCCCGGAGGCGCTGCTCTACGCCATGACCGAGAGCTTCCTGAGCCTGGAGCGGGAACAAATCGAGGAGCGCCATCTGAGCGCCATGATCAAGGAGATCCTCAACATGGTGGCCGGCAACACCTTCAGCACCTACAACCCCGATCATGTCTACGATCTGGGAATTCCCGAGCGGGTGTCCGCCGAGGCGGTCGCACAGGCCCTGGACGAATCCGGCGGGAAGGCTCATTTCCTCCTGGTGGATACCATCCAGGGCCGTCTTGCCCTGGCGATTTTGCAAACCAATTGA
- a CDS encoding HDOD domain-containing protein — protein sequence MSRARELIDGISELTPMPRVASQILTLVEDPKASMAGVAELVLFDPSLTTTVLKTCNAAYFGLPRRVDSVHDAINLLGLDKIVDIVLLKSSAANLTRPQMGYGLHEGELWRQAVASALIAKALAGKTNGACKHLVFTAALLKDIGKVILDRFVAGSIQQINHLVVDSGYSFREAEKMVIGVDHAELSGLVARKWQFSDRLVSIIANHHLAEPSARADQATAIVYLADTVCMMIGIGGGVDGLAYRFYDGVLAQMNIRDIDLQEIIADFGASLGQVEQLLQAV from the coding sequence ATGAGTCGAGCCAGGGAACTGATCGATGGCATCTCCGAGCTGACCCCGATGCCCCGGGTGGCGAGCCAGATCCTGACCCTGGTGGAAGACCCCAAGGCCTCCATGGCCGGCGTGGCCGAGCTGGTGTTGTTCGACCCGTCCCTCACCACGACAGTATTGAAGACCTGCAATGCGGCCTATTTCGGATTGCCGCGGCGGGTGGATTCGGTTCACGACGCCATCAACCTGCTGGGGCTGGACAAGATCGTGGATATCGTGCTGCTCAAAAGCAGCGCCGCCAACCTTACCCGTCCCCAGATGGGCTACGGGCTGCATGAAGGCGAGCTCTGGCGGCAGGCCGTCGCATCGGCCCTGATCGCCAAGGCCCTGGCCGGCAAGACCAACGGCGCCTGCAAGCACCTGGTCTTTACCGCGGCCCTGCTGAAAGACATCGGCAAGGTGATTCTGGACCGCTTCGTCGCCGGGTCGATCCAGCAAATCAACCACCTCGTGGTGGACAGCGGCTACAGCTTCCGGGAAGCCGAGAAAATGGTGATCGGGGTGGACCACGCCGAACTGAGCGGGCTGGTGGCGCGTAAGTGGCAGTTCAGCGACCGGCTGGTCAGCATCATCGCCAACCACCACCTGGCCGAGCCCTCGGCGCGAGCGGACCAGGCCACCGCCATCGTCTATCTGGCCGATACGGTCTGCATGATGATCGGAATCGGCGGGGGTGTGGACGGGCTGGCGTACCGTTTTTACGACGGGGTGCTGGCGCAAATGAACATCCGGGACATCGATCTCCAGGAAATCATCGCCGACTTCGGCGCCAGTCTGGGGCAGGTCGAGCAGCTGCTGCAGGCGGTGTAG
- a CDS encoding chemotaxis protein CheD: MNIIVGVSDMKVSGAADAVVVTYSLGSCIGVSIYDPVVKVGGILHYMLPDSSLDKTKAQKNPFMFADTGIPTFFKETYKLGAKRQRMKIIVAGGAQILDQKGFFNIGKRNHMALRKIFWKNNVLIDHEDVGGNVNRTVRLNLQTGETFIKISGRGEIKV, translated from the coding sequence GTGAACATCATCGTCGGGGTTTCGGACATGAAGGTCAGCGGCGCGGCGGACGCCGTCGTGGTGACCTACTCCCTGGGTTCGTGCATCGGGGTCAGCATCTACGATCCGGTGGTCAAGGTCGGGGGGATTCTCCACTACATGCTGCCCGATTCGAGCCTGGACAAGACCAAGGCCCAAAAAAACCCCTTCATGTTCGCCGACACCGGCATCCCGACCTTTTTCAAGGAGACCTACAAACTGGGCGCCAAACGCCAACGGATGAAAATCATCGTTGCCGGCGGGGCCCAGATTCTCGATCAAAAGGGTTTTTTCAACATCGGCAAGCGCAACCACATGGCCCTGCGCAAGATTTTCTGGAAAAACAACGTCCTGATCGACCACGAGGACGTGGGCGGCAACGTCAACCGCACGGTGCGGCTCAACCTCCAAACCGGGGAAACGTTCATCAAGATTTCGGGCCGGGGGGAGATCAAGGTATGA
- a CDS encoding chemotaxis protein CheA yields MEQDLFNTINASLENISLQVVTLEPEDIPAMGVLLNDLARLEEKTAGLQDPIFPQITAGLKGYCERLILCETAEMAPLEKGVCALQAHFRSLVSDTPQEIDPSEALALLGAPEAGESQASPAEAVCPEPGKSRLSPEDLQILADFAVESMENLDAIELSLMALEQDPEDSDTINAIFRPFHTIKGVSGFLNLQTINRLAHSTENLLDSARKGDFVISDAIIDTILESVDTLKKLIGNVKDNLCGGESDLEGGLDVDPLIVRIEGLNAQASSGNAQPIGEILLASGAVKRTDVQQGLEKQKQNPQKKLGEILMDERVVGPQEVICALRQQKEDKRVVELQVKVDTHKLDNLVDLTGELVISQSMLRQNYQHLGLSDHAFDKNLNQLSQIVSGLQKISMSMRMVPIRSTFQKMVRLVRDLSRASGKKVDLKMSGEDTEIDRNVVDELYEPLVHMIRNAADHGLETPEERRAAGKDDTGLIELRAYHQGGSILIEISDDGRGLDTRRILKKALSLNLIPPDAKLSQPEIFDLIFHPGFSTAKAVTAVSGRGVGMDVVKKGIEKLRGHVEVRSQAGRGTTVVISLPLTLAIIDGMVVRVGRERYILPTMAIVESFRPKKEDCFTVEGKGELIMSRGHLMPLIRLGEVFHVESEARHPWEGLVVAVEHKNEQKALLLDELVGKEEVVIKNLGGYLKNVKGLAGGAIMGDGRVGLIVDIAGLYDIALQ; encoded by the coding sequence ATGGAACAAGACCTTTTCAATACCATCAACGCCTCCCTCGAGAACATCTCACTGCAGGTGGTGACCCTTGAACCCGAGGACATCCCGGCAATGGGGGTCCTGTTAAACGACCTCGCCCGGCTGGAGGAAAAGACCGCGGGGCTGCAAGATCCGATCTTTCCGCAGATTACCGCCGGCTTGAAGGGCTACTGTGAAAGGCTGATCCTGTGCGAGACGGCTGAAATGGCGCCCTTGGAAAAAGGCGTGTGTGCGCTCCAGGCCCATTTCCGGTCGCTGGTCAGTGACACCCCCCAGGAAATCGACCCGTCCGAGGCTCTGGCGCTCCTGGGAGCCCCCGAAGCCGGCGAGTCTCAAGCGTCCCCGGCCGAGGCGGTCTGTCCGGAGCCCGGCAAAAGCCGTTTGAGTCCCGAGGACCTTCAGATTCTCGCCGATTTTGCGGTGGAGTCCATGGAAAACCTCGATGCCATCGAACTCAGCCTGATGGCGCTGGAGCAGGACCCTGAAGACAGCGACACCATCAATGCGATTTTCAGACCGTTTCACACCATCAAAGGGGTTTCCGGTTTTCTCAACCTGCAGACCATCAACCGCCTCGCCCACAGCACCGAGAACCTGCTGGACAGCGCCCGCAAGGGTGATTTCGTCATCAGCGACGCCATCATCGACACCATCCTGGAATCCGTCGACACCCTCAAAAAGCTCATCGGCAACGTCAAGGACAATCTCTGCGGCGGCGAAAGCGACCTGGAGGGAGGGCTTGATGTGGACCCCCTGATCGTCCGCATCGAAGGTCTCAATGCACAGGCCTCCAGCGGAAATGCCCAGCCGATCGGGGAAATCCTGCTGGCCAGCGGGGCTGTCAAGAGGACCGATGTCCAGCAGGGGCTGGAAAAACAGAAGCAAAACCCCCAAAAGAAGCTCGGCGAAATTCTGATGGATGAGCGCGTGGTGGGGCCCCAGGAGGTTATCTGCGCCCTTCGGCAGCAGAAAGAGGACAAACGGGTGGTGGAACTGCAGGTCAAGGTCGACACCCACAAGCTGGACAACCTCGTCGACCTCACCGGGGAGCTGGTCATCTCCCAATCCATGCTGCGGCAGAACTACCAGCATCTCGGGCTGAGCGACCACGCCTTCGACAAAAACCTCAACCAGCTCTCACAGATCGTCTCCGGGCTGCAGAAGATCTCCATGTCCATGCGCATGGTACCCATCAGGAGCACCTTTCAGAAGATGGTGCGGCTGGTGCGCGACCTGTCGCGGGCTTCCGGCAAAAAAGTCGATCTCAAGATGTCGGGCGAGGACACCGAGATCGACCGCAATGTGGTCGATGAACTCTACGAACCCCTGGTGCACATGATTCGCAACGCAGCCGACCACGGGCTGGAAACCCCGGAGGAGCGGCGCGCCGCGGGCAAGGATGACACCGGCCTGATCGAACTCAGGGCCTATCACCAGGGCGGCAGCATCCTCATCGAAATCTCAGACGACGGGCGCGGTCTGGACACCAGGCGGATTTTAAAAAAGGCCCTGAGCCTCAACCTGATCCCCCCCGATGCCAAACTGAGCCAGCCCGAGATTTTCGACCTCATCTTTCATCCGGGTTTTTCCACCGCCAAGGCCGTCACCGCCGTGTCCGGCCGCGGGGTGGGGATGGATGTGGTCAAAAAAGGAATCGAAAAACTGCGCGGCCACGTGGAGGTCCGGTCCCAGGCGGGCCGGGGCACCACCGTTGTGATCAGCCTGCCGCTGACGCTGGCGATCATCGACGGGATGGTGGTGCGGGTGGGCCGGGAACGGTACATCCTGCCGACCATGGCAATTGTGGAGTCTTTCCGCCCCAAGAAGGAGGACTGCTTCACGGTCGAAGGCAAGGGCGAGCTCATCATGTCCCGCGGTCACTTGATGCCTCTGATCCGGTTGGGGGAGGTTTTCCACGTGGAAAGCGAAGCCCGCCACCCCTGGGAGGGGCTGGTGGTGGCGGTGGAGCACAAAAACGAGCAGAAAGCGCTCTTGCTGGACGAACTGGTGGGCAAAGAGGAGGTGGTCATCAAAAATCTCGGCGGCTATCTCAAAAATGTCAAGGGCCTGGCCGGCGGGGCGATCATGGGGGACGGCAGGGTGGGGCTGATTGTTGATATTGCGGGTCTCTATGATATCGCCCTGCAGTAG
- a CDS encoding Hpt domain-containing protein: protein MDISVIAEDLGLDEKDYLELLDLFLDTSRDDLEKLAAAIAAGDCAQGRFAAHSLKGAAGNIGLVEFSDTARYIEDVTRRGSFDGVAEAAQVLRSSLERLARNRL, encoded by the coding sequence ATGGACATCAGCGTCATCGCCGAGGACCTGGGCCTGGATGAAAAGGATTATCTGGAACTGCTCGACCTGTTCCTGGACACCAGCCGGGACGACCTGGAAAAGCTGGCTGCCGCGATCGCGGCTGGCGATTGCGCCCAAGGCAGGTTTGCCGCCCACTCCCTCAAGGGGGCGGCCGGCAATATCGGTCTGGTAGAGTTTTCCGACACCGCCCGCTACATCGAGGACGTTACCCGCCGGGGCAGTTTCGATGGGGTGGCCGAAGCGGCCCAGGTGCTGCGAAGCAGTCTGGAGCGCCTGGCCCGCAACCGCCTTTGA